Proteins found in one Nostoc sp. NIES-3756 genomic segment:
- a CDS encoding pyridoxamine 5'-phosphate oxidase family protein — MTISTDRNQQIQQLQQLIQDIDYAMLTTIDDDGSLHSRPMYFNGDIDTNGTLWFFSSASSHKALEVEHHQQVSVNFSSPNQQRFISISGTAELVKDRQKIQEEWQPELETWFPQGLNEPDIALLKVNINRVDYWDDKSNFHAKTISL, encoded by the coding sequence ATGACAATTTCTACAGACCGCAATCAACAGATTCAGCAGTTGCAACAATTAATTCAAGACATTGATTATGCCATGCTGACTACCATCGATGATGATGGCAGTTTGCACAGCCGCCCAATGTACTTTAATGGTGATATTGACACCAATGGCACACTCTGGTTTTTCTCATCTGCTAGTTCTCACAAAGCATTGGAAGTAGAACATCATCAACAAGTGAGTGTTAACTTTTCATCCCCAAATCAACAGCGATTTATATCTATATCAGGCACAGCAGAATTAGTAAAAGACCGTCAAAAAATTCAAGAAGAATGGCAGCCTGAATTAGAAACTTGGTTTCCCCAAGGATTAAATGAACCCGATATAGCTTTACTCAAAGTTAATATCAACAGGGTCGATTATTGGGATGATAAATCTAATTTCCATGCCAAAACAATTAGTCTATAA
- a CDS encoding aldehyde dehydrogenase family protein — MVTAKEPKQLVKIGPTRLLINNEWVESVSGQRFETINPATGEVICDVAQADAADVDKAVKAARAAFNGEWSKISATRRGDLLYKLADLIEQNIDELARLETLDNGKPLQDSLGDLSLVIACYRYYAGWADKVQGKTIPINGPYFCYTRHEPVGVVGQIIPWNFPLLMQAWKLAPALATGNVVVMKTAEQTPLSALRVGELIVEAGFPPGVVNILSGYGPTAGAAISHHMDVDKVAFTGSTEVGHLIMEAAAKTNLKRVTLELGGKSPNIVFADADFDEAIAGAHDAIFFNQGQCCCAGSRLFVEEKCYDEFVARTVEQARRRVVGDPFDANTQQGPQVDKEQFDKVMGYIESGMRDGAQMLCGGNRVGEQGFFIAPTVFADVRDDMKIAQEEIFGPVMSIIKFKDIDEVIQRANTTMYGLAAAVWTKDITKAHAIANNVRAGTVWVNCYDVFDAAAPFGGFKQSGIGRELGEYGLQQYTEVKTVTIKL, encoded by the coding sequence ATGGTTACGGCGAAGGAACCAAAGCAACTGGTGAAAATCGGCCCAACCAGGCTGCTAATAAACAATGAATGGGTGGAAAGTGTTAGCGGTCAGAGATTTGAGACAATTAATCCAGCCACGGGCGAGGTCATCTGCGATGTAGCCCAAGCAGATGCGGCAGATGTGGATAAGGCTGTAAAAGCAGCCCGTGCCGCTTTCAATGGAGAATGGTCAAAGATATCTGCTACTAGAAGGGGCGATTTGCTTTATAAGTTAGCAGATTTAATTGAGCAGAATATTGATGAGTTGGCGCGGTTAGAAACTCTAGATAACGGTAAACCTTTACAAGATTCTTTGGGTGATTTGTCTTTAGTCATTGCCTGCTATCGTTACTACGCAGGTTGGGCGGATAAGGTACAAGGAAAAACCATCCCAATTAATGGACCGTATTTCTGTTACACTCGCCATGAACCGGTGGGTGTGGTTGGGCAAATTATCCCTTGGAATTTTCCCTTGTTAATGCAGGCGTGGAAGTTAGCACCAGCTTTAGCAACGGGTAATGTTGTGGTGATGAAAACAGCCGAACAAACTCCACTATCAGCGCTACGGGTGGGAGAGTTGATTGTGGAAGCTGGGTTTCCTCCTGGGGTGGTGAATATTTTATCAGGATACGGGCCAACGGCTGGGGCGGCCATATCTCATCATATGGATGTAGATAAGGTGGCATTCACTGGTTCGACGGAAGTGGGACATCTAATTATGGAAGCGGCCGCTAAAACTAACTTGAAGCGGGTAACTTTGGAATTAGGTGGTAAGAGTCCCAATATTGTGTTTGCTGACGCTGACTTTGATGAAGCGATCGCCGGCGCTCACGATGCGATATTCTTTAACCAAGGTCAGTGTTGTTGCGCTGGTTCGCGGCTATTTGTGGAAGAGAAATGTTATGACGAGTTTGTCGCCAGAACTGTAGAACAAGCTAGAAGGCGTGTAGTTGGTGATCCCTTCGATGCCAATACCCAACAAGGGCCGCAGGTAGATAAAGAACAATTCGACAAAGTAATGGGTTACATCGAGTCGGGGATGCGTGATGGCGCACAGATGTTGTGTGGTGGAAATCGCGTTGGGGAACAGGGCTTTTTTATCGCCCCCACCGTCTTTGCGGATGTGCGCGACGATATGAAGATTGCCCAAGAGGAAATTTTTGGCCCAGTGATGAGTATCATCAAGTTCAAAGACATTGATGAGGTGATACAACGGGCAAACACTACCATGTATGGACTCGCCGCCGCCGTTTGGACAAAGGATATCACTAAAGCTCATGCGATCGCTAACAATGTGCGTGCGGGTACAGTATGGGTAAACTGTTACGACGTATTCGATGCGGCTGCACCTTTTGGTGGGTTTAAGCAGTCTGGTATTGGTCGAGAACTAGGTGAATATGGGTTGCAACAGTACACGGAAGTGAAGACTGTGACTATCAAGTTGTAA
- a CDS encoding peptidoglycan-binding domain-containing protein, which yields MANPINKRFPEYQPILKQGDTGEAVKELQRLLNKYYCYSGPIDGVLNLETVGGVILFQHRVFLPDTGVVEYKTWQALYTGGATDLPVMQHGSQGKLVKALQQRLQVSGYYTGALDGDFGLITEVAVKSFQLRNSLKVDGVVGDRTWFAISNAPIFYG from the coding sequence ATGGCAAATCCAATTAATAAAAGATTTCCTGAATATCAACCAATACTGAAACAAGGCGATACAGGAGAGGCGGTGAAAGAATTACAACGACTTTTAAACAAGTACTATTGTTATTCTGGCCCTATTGATGGGGTGCTAAATTTGGAGACGGTTGGGGGTGTAATATTATTTCAACATCGTGTTTTCTTGCCGGATACTGGTGTGGTTGAGTATAAAACTTGGCAAGCACTGTATACGGGAGGGGCAACTGATTTACCTGTGATGCAACATGGAAGCCAAGGCAAACTGGTAAAAGCGTTGCAACAAAGATTACAGGTTTCTGGCTATTACACAGGAGCGCTTGATGGTGATTTCGGTTTAATTACAGAAGTAGCCGTGAAATCTTTTCAATTGCGTAATAGCCTAAAAGTCGATGGTGTTGTCGGCGATCGCACTTGGTTTGCTATTAGTAATGCACCTATTTTTTACGGTTAA